The window CGACATCGATCATATTGAGGCCGAGTACGGTCGGCTTGCCATATTCCAGCAATTGCAGGGTCAGCAGCAGATTCCGTTCCAGCTGTGAGGCATCCACAATATTAACCAGTGCTTCCGGGGATTCCTCGATCAGATACTGCGCGGCAACGCCCTCATCACGGGAAAGGGGGTGCAGGGAGTAGATTCCAGGCAGATCAATCAGCTTGCCGGCGCCATTCTTCAGGCTGCCCACTTTTTTCTCAACGGTTACGCCTGCCCAGTTCCCTACATATTCATAGGAAGAGGTTAATGTATTAAAAAGTGAGGTTTTCCCGGTGTTGGGATTACCTACGAGTGCTATTGAACTCATGAAACATTCACCTCAATCATGGAAGCTTCCTTCCGGCGAATCGCGAACAATTGCCCGTTACATTCCAGTGTAATCGGACCTAAGAAGGGGCCTTTTCCTTTTAGACGGATCATAACGCCTTCGGACACCCCGAGATCTGCAAGACGGCGTCGCAGGATAGGGTTCATACCTTCAATTCTATGAATGGAGCCTATTGAGCCCGGTTGTAGGCGCAGTAATGAGCAGGATGTAGAGGCCATTTTAATCCCTCCAATAGAGACTGATAATCAATCTCATTTACTTTCTTGTACTGTAGCAAATTTTAATAAATTTTGCAGTGATTTATATCATAGCTTAAATGTGCTGAAAACAGTTATGGAAGAGAACAGAAATAATCTTTACATTTTATTCTTCACTAAAGTATGATTGTACGATAATGATTGCATAGTAATCTTATGCTGGCGGAAATAATGTAGGAAATGTTGAAGGGAGAACAAAATGGTGAAGAATAATCAAAG of the Paenibacillus pedocola genome contains:
- a CDS encoding FeoA family protein; amino-acid sequence: MASTSCSLLRLQPGSIGSIHRIEGMNPILRRRLADLGVSEGVMIRLKGKGPFLGPITLECNGQLFAIRRKEASMIEVNVS